In Solanum lycopersicum chromosome 5, SLM_r2.1, the following are encoded in one genomic region:
- the LOC138348746 gene encoding uncharacterized protein codes for MARGRGRGRGRGRKTAILTVGSSVGARVEVNEENQLEQAQTEEGSYEAGLSVTSNTTRNLNVNYSREEDEDHNNSDLDQSEDENKMVGNETVTDSKGEVEEEKSKEPWVNMFKKNNSDLDQSEDENKMVGNETVTDSKGEVEEEKSKEPWVNMFKKNRIANNGMNLTYYPPQIVNGQTMVQLEGTEVQIEEEKWKYALIAYVIGECPGFNTMNRPYTISNRPIILKQWSAEFEFGKEFLTEIPLWANFPKLPLNCWGAGSLSRIASAIGVPLFADECTTKQTRISYPRMLIEVNVTKPVPEKIAVKDPNGRTFMQDVVMEWKPLYCDKCQRIGHQCQDTTKEDQPKKRRPCKKVTQAWQYKGPIQQQEKIGEQRKGEETKEDEPDSVQEEENELRNDQVIHTPEISLRPNTGSTQLEFSLSNFPMLSAIPIRNGFESLMNNAVNGRIWIIWDDSRYDVKMIASSAQMIHCYIQERSKGYQFNLTVVYGFNTIEQRKSMWDDMNKMGQSVILPWLIAGDFNAIMSPKDRLAGVPVNENDIKDFSNCVKVMGINELQWRGNYYTWNNKQSGNARISSRIDRAFGNDAWMDKWGHVILDMIEDARTELAEVQNQLGNQAKDELVGKEKELLTKLEKWSILEENALRQKARAKWIKLGDANNKYFSSVIKERNNKKSIRSLMSLDGRMLHEPQEIQNEFVLFYRSLMGTAADRLPAINTQVMKRGLVLSRQHRIQLCAAITDQEIVEALKSIGSDKAPGIDGYNALFFKHTWKIIEHDVVDVVKSFFNTGNLFKSFNCKLVSLIPKVQSPKNVKEFRPIACCTVMYKIISKVITQRMHEVIHTIISDSQAGFIPGRKIGDNIILAHELVKAYTRKNVSPRSMLKIDLQKAYDSVE; via the exons ATGGCGAGAGGAAGAGGTAGAGGTCGAGGACGAGGACGCAAAACAGCAATATTGACAGTTGGAAGCTCAGTGGGAGCTCGAGTGGAAGTAAATGAGGAGAATCAGCTAGAACAAGCTCAAACCGAGGAAGGAAGCTATGAAGCTGGGCTTTCTGTGACTTCTAATACTACAAGAAATCTGAACGTAAACTATTCAAGGGAGGAAGATGAAGATCATAATAACTCAGATCTAGATCAATCTGAAGATGAAAACAAGATGGTAGGTAATGAAACAGTAACTGATAGTAAGGGAGAAGTAGAAGAGGAGAAGAGTAAGGAACCTTGGGTTaacatgtttaaaaaaaataactcagATCTAGATCAATCTGAAGATGAAAACAAGATGGTAGGTAATGAAACAGTAACTGATAGTAAGGGAGAAGTAGAAGAGGAGAAGAGTAAGGAACCTTGGGTTaacatgtttaaaaaaaatcgaaTAGCTAACAATGGAATGAACTTGACGTACTATCCTCCACAAATAGTGAATGGGCAAACTATGGTGCAACTAGAAGGTACTGAAGTacagattgaagaagaaaagtggAAATATGCTCTAATAGCGTATGTAATTGGTGAATGTCCTGGATTTAATACTATGAATAG GCCATATACGATTAGTAATAGGCCTATTATATTGAAGCAATGGAGTGCTGAGTTTGAATTTGGGAAAGAGTTTTTAACTGAAATACCTCTATGGGCAAACTTTCCAAAGTTGCCTTTAAACTGTTGGGGAGCTGGATCTCTGAGTCGCATAGCTAGTGCAATAGGTGTGCCTCTATTTGCTGATGAGTGTACCACTAAACAGACTAGAATTTCCTATCCTAGAATGTTGATTGAGGTTAATGTTACTAAACCTGTGCCAGAGAAGATAGCAGTCAAGGATCCAAATGGTAGAACATTTATGCAAGATGTTGTGATGGAATGGAAGCCATTATACTGTGATAAATGCCAGAGGATTGGGCATCAATGTCAAGATACAACAAAGGAGGATCAGCCAAAGAAGAGAAGGCCCTGCAAAAAAGTTACGCAGGCTTGGCAATACAAAGGGCCTATTCAACAACAGGAGAAGATAGGGGAACAGAGAAAGGGGGAAGAGACCAAGGAAGATGAACCTGATTCTGTACAAGAGGAGGAGAATGAGCTAAGAAATGATCAGGTAATCCATACACCTGAAATAAGCTTAAGGCCTAATACTGGGAGTACTCAGCTGGAGTTTAGCCTGTCAAACTTTCCAATGTTATCAGCTATACCTATAAGGAATGGTTTTGAGAGTCTTATGAATA ATGCTGTAAATGGGAGAATATGGATTATATGGGATGATAGCCGGTATGATGTTAAGATGATTGCAAGTTCAGCTCAGATGATACATTGTTACATACAAGAAAGAAGCAAAGGGTATCAATTCAACCTCACAGTAGTGTATGGGTTTAATACCATAGAGCAGAGGAAGAGTATGTGGGATGATATGAATAAGATGGGCCAAAGTGTTATACTTCCTTGGCTTATTGCTGGAGACTTTAATGCTATTATGTCCCCCAAAGATAGGTTAGCTGGAGTTCCTGTCaatgaaaatgacataaaagatttttcaaacTGTGTCAAGGTTATGGGAATTAATGAGTTGCAATGGAGAGGTAATTACTATACATGGAACAACAAGCAGAGTGGTAATGCAAGAATCTCAAGCAGGATTGATAGAGCATTTGGGAATGATGCATGGATGGATAAATGGGGGCATGTCATATTGGATATG ATTGAGGATGCTAGAACTGAACTTGCAGAAGTGCAAAACCAGCTTGGTAATCAAGCAAAAGATGAGTTAGTTGGTAAAGAAAAAGAACTCCTAACAAAACTTGAAAAATGGTCTATTTTAGAAGAAAATGCACTCAGGCAAAAAGCAAGAGCAAAATGGATTAAGCTAGGAGATGcaaacaacaaatattttagCTCAGTGATAAAGGAGAGAAATAATAAGAAGTCCATCAGAAGTCTGATGTCATTAGATGGAAGAATGCTACATGAACCTCAAGAGATTCAAAATGAGTTTGTCTTATTTTATAGAAGTTTAATGGGCACAGCAGCAGATAGGCTACCAGCTATAAATACTCAGGTGATGAAAAGAGGACTTGTTCTATCAAGGCAACACAGAATCCAGCTTTGTGCAGCAATAACTGATCAAGAGATAGTTGAAGCTTTGAAGTCTATAGGGAGTGATAAGGCTCCAGGTATTGATGGATATAATGCACTATTCTTTAAACATACATGGAAGATCATTGaacatgatgttgttgatgttgttaaAAGTTTCTTCAATACAGGAAACCTTTTTAAGTCATTCAACTGTAAACTTGTTTCACTGATTCCTAAGGTTCAGAGTCCAAAGAATGTGAAAGAATTCAGACCCATTGCTTGTTGCACTGTGATGTATAAAATCATCTCAAAGGTGATTACTCAAAGAATGCATGAAGTCATCCATACTATTATCAGTGATAGTCAAGCAGGGTTCATCCCAGGGAGAAAAATTGGAGATAACATTATCTTAGCTCATGAGTTGGTTAAGGCTTACACAAGGAAGAATGTTTCTCCTAGGAGTATGCTAAAAATTGACTTACAAAAAGCTTATGATTCTGTAGAATAG